GGTGAAGTCGGGATTTCGGACAACATGTTGCCTGCCGACGTAACGAACATCCCTTGCAAGGGATGTTTCTTGAAGCAACGGCCTTGCTGGGACAATTTTTCGTAATTCCTAAACAGTACAAGAACTTGTTAAGTATTAGAGAAAATCATGGCATTAATCCCTACCACTATCCTGACCGGCTTTCTGGGTGCAGGTAAAACCACGCTGTTAAACCGTATCCTGCAGGAAGATCACGGTCACAAGATTGCCGTCATCGAGAATGAATTTGGCCAGGAAAACATAGACAATGAAATCCTGGTGCAGGACAGCAATGAACAGATTGTGGAAATGAATAATGGTTGCGTCTGTTGCACGGTGCGCGGTGACCTGATCGTTGCGCTGAGCAAGCTGATACAGCAAAAGAATGAAGGCAAACTGAGTTTTGACCGCGTCATCATAGAGACCACAGGCCTGGCCAACCCTGGCCCGGTAGCACAGACTTTTTTTGTGGATGAAGAAGTCGGCACATATTACATGCTCGATGCGGTGGTCACGGTGGTTGATGCCCGCCATGGCATGCAGCAACTCGATGAACATGAAGAAGCCCAGCGCCAGGTTGGCTTTGCCGACAAGATCCTGTTATCGAAAACCGATCTGGTTGATGCCGAAGCAGTAGCCGCATTGCGCGCCCGTCTGACCCGCATGAACCCGCGTGCGCCCATCGCGGCAGTCGATTTTGGCAAGGTTGCCATCAGCGAAGTGCTGGACCTGAAAGGCTTCAACCTGAATGCCAAGCTTGATCTCGACCCCGACTTCCTGCGTGCTGAAGAAGCAGAACATGAGCACGATCACGAACATGAAGCTTGCGATGCAGATTGCAAGCATGAACACCATCATCATAATGAACATACAGAACATGCTGAGCACGGTGACCATGCCCCGCAGGTACATAACCACCATCACGCCCATCATTCTGACGATATCGCCGCCTTTGTGTTCAAGAGCACGCGCCCCTTCAATACCGGGCAGCTTGATGAATTCCTCGGTGGCCTGGTGCAAGTCTTTGGCCCACGCATGTTGCGCTATAAAGGTGTATTACTGATGGAAGGCGCAGACCGCAAGGTCATTTTCCAGGGGGTACATCAAATCATGGGGACTGATGTGGGTGCCAAGTGGGGAGAAAACGAATTGCGCGAAAGCAAGATTGTATTTATTGGCAAAAATCTACCTAAAGACATATTTATTCAAGGTTTGGAGCATTGTTTGGTATAAACTAGCGGGCTATTGAAGTCAGACCTTGTCTGTCGTGCAAGTGGCATTCATGCAAATGTCATTTACTTTATCAATAAGGGGAGGATAATTGTCTGGGGCAAACTTGTTTCAGATTTGTTCTATGTATTAACCCGTCGTATCGAAAGTTAGCGAAGTGGCAACTAAATCATCTAAATCGACTGCTACAGTCAGCGCACCCGAAGCTCTGCTCACCGAGGAAGAAATCCTCAAGATGGGCGAGAAGGACTATATGAACGCTGCACAACTGGCATTTTTCAAGGCCCGTTTGCAGCAGCTTGAGAAGGATTTATTGAAGAACGCCGACGAAACCACCGAGCATCTTCGTGAAACCGTATTAGTACCAGACCCGGCAGACCGTGCCACGATAGAGGAAGAACATGCGCTGGAATTGCGCACCCGTGATCGTGAACGCAAGCTGCTGAAAAAAGTACAGCAATCCATCAATAGTATTGATGAAGGCGATTACGGCTGGTGCGAAGAAACCGGTGAACCAATTGGCGTACCACGCTTGCTGGCGCGTCCAACAGCGACCCTGTCGCTGGAAGCACAGCAAAGACGTGAAATGAAACAAAAGCTGTACGGTGACTGAGCTTTAGCATCAATCTCCAGCGCTTCTGATTCGCAAAAGCGTGCGGTGGCAACTGCGCGCTTTTTTATTGAAATTGAATGCAACCATGTTGCATGCGATTGAACTTTTATCAGATAATTGTTTCCAAGCGATGCAAGACCATGCCATCCGGCTGTCATAATGCTGGTGTATTGTCGGTTTTTTGCTACAGATATTGATTAATTTTTGACCTGAATTTGACCCGGTATTCACTGGAAATGTAATCCCAAGATGTTACGCCCCACCCAGACCAGTATAAAAAACAGCAAACGATGGTTGCTGTGTGTTCTGCTGCCTGCGCTGTTATTTACGCAATGGCTGGGGCTGGCACATCGTATCTCGCATGCGGGCGGTGCCAGCAGCCAGGTATTTACTGGTGTCTTGCCACAAACTGCACAACTGGGGACCTTCCTTTTCCAGTCCGGCAGCCAGGATGAGAATGGTAATACCCTGCACTCCTGCACCTTGTACGATGCCGTCAGTGCCGCTGAATTCCTGCAACATATACCAGATACCATAGAACTGCTGGCTGGTAAGGCTATCGTTGGCCCCAGCCCTGCGATGCTGAGCTGGCATGCCCTGCTGCAAGTCTCTTTTTCTTCGCGCGCCCCGCCTTTCCTGTTTGCCTGACCAGCGCCAGAACGCACTGAACTGTGCATCTGGCTATCCGGTTTTCCAGATGCTTTTGGCGTCTGGAATATCGCTGCTCTTTGTCTTTTATATCGCAAACAGGAAATAACATGGTTTTTCAACGCACTCTGATCACCAGCGCAGTGCTGGCACTTTTGACGCCTGTACTGACACCCGCCTCTCAGGCATATGCCCAGACAAGCTCCACCAGCGACTCCGCATCTGGCACCATCAATACAGTGACCGTCACTTCCAACCCGATCAGCTCTGACGAGAATATGCAAGTGCTCACTCCAGCCAAGATATTGTCAGGCCCAGAGCTCAGGGCCAAGGTTGGCACTTCACTAGGAGACACCCTGGGAGCCGAGCTAGGCGTTTCTGCATCCGGGTTTGGTGCCGGTGCCTCGCGCCCCATCATCCGCGGCCTCGAAGGCCCGCGTGTCAAGATCCTGCAAAACGGCATGGGTGTGGCTGACGTATCGAGCCTGTCGAATGATCACGCCGTTGCCAGTGAAAGTGCGACTGCCCAACAGATAGAGGTCTTGCGCGGCCCTGCTGCCTTGCTGTATGGCAGCGGCGCGATTGGTGGCCTGGTGAATGTCATCGACAACCGCATACCAACTATCCTGAACAAGAAAATGACGGGTGAAGGCGAAGTTCGCTTCGGCAGTGTCAATTCAGAAAAGAGCCT
This is a stretch of genomic DNA from Undibacterium sp. KW1. It encodes these proteins:
- a CDS encoding GTP-binding protein; protein product: MALIPTTILTGFLGAGKTTLLNRILQEDHGHKIAVIENEFGQENIDNEILVQDSNEQIVEMNNGCVCCTVRGDLIVALSKLIQQKNEGKLSFDRVIIETTGLANPGPVAQTFFVDEEVGTYYMLDAVVTVVDARHGMQQLDEHEEAQRQVGFADKILLSKTDLVDAEAVAALRARLTRMNPRAPIAAVDFGKVAISEVLDLKGFNLNAKLDLDPDFLRAEEAEHEHDHEHEACDADCKHEHHHHNEHTEHAEHGDHAPQVHNHHHAHHSDDIAAFVFKSTRPFNTGQLDEFLGGLVQVFGPRMLRYKGVLLMEGADRKVIFQGVHQIMGTDVGAKWGENELRESKIVFIGKNLPKDIFIQGLEHCLV
- the dksA gene encoding RNA polymerase-binding protein DksA encodes the protein MLTEEEILKMGEKDYMNAAQLAFFKARLQQLEKDLLKNADETTEHLRETVLVPDPADRATIEEEHALELRTRDRERKLLKKVQQSINSIDEGDYGWCEETGEPIGVPRLLARPTATLSLEAQQRREMKQKLYGD